Part of the Moraxella ovis genome is shown below.
TAGGCGAGTCGTGGCGTGATAGCCTGTACCAAAGGCAAGACCTGGATCTAGAATCAGATTCGTCGCGGTAGGATCAGGCGCGTCTAGCCACTCAGGGATGATCCATAGATTGCCTTCGCATTTGACGGGCTTATAATGCGCCATCCATTCGCGGGACCAGTCTTTGTCATCAAGGCGCGTCGTCCAAAATCGGCTCGCGCTCACTTGTGCGGCGATGTCATTGGCAAGCGCCTCAAAATCCGTGCCATCGAATCGATCGTCTGAATTGGTGTCGTAGATGGCAGTCAAGATAACCTCGTCCCACAGCGGCTCCTCGCCAGGCAATGGCTCAAATAATGGCTCATCGCCCGCGTCTTCTAGAAGTATGGAAACCGCTTCGCTTTCATAGAATAAAGCCTCAGCGAATTCAACTTTATCTTTTGGGCATTGTAGATGTATGTGCTGCCACGACATAAAATAGCCTTATGTTATCAATTAGAAGAAACGCATTATAACAAATTTTATCGATCACTTAAAAACTTTTGAGTATTGAACAGCTGCATCGTTAGGTGCTATTGATAAAATGGCTCAGGTGTGGGCGATTCTTCGGTTTTAGGCGTGTAGAATTCTTCATCAGAAGGCATGGGCTCTTCGATGATATAATCATTCTCGACGTAGTCTTCTTCCATGCTCACCAGCTCATCACCCAGTGCGTCGATGCGCTCTTGCAGGGTGACATTGTAGCGTATGTTCGCAGCGCAGGTTCCGTATTCTTGTGGCATGAATTCAAGAATCACCGGCGCCCATATCGCTCCTTGGCAGCCTTGGTGGGACAGCAGTCCTGTGCCGTTATCCAGCCACGTCCATTCGATATCTGCAGGCAGTGGCAGCTCAACAGGCGTGTGATTAAGCGGCTGCATGAATGCTCGCCAAATGGGCAGTGCGCCCGAGCTTCCGGTAAGCCCGATGGGTTTATTGTCATCACGTCCAATCCAGACCACGGACACATAGTTGCCGCTATAACCTGCAAACCAAGCATCGCGCCCATCATTCGTCGTGCCGGTCTTGCCTGCTAGATTAAGGGAAGAATTAAAGTTACCTGCGCGTGCCGTACCATGAGTGAAGACTTTTTGCATGGCGTAATTGGTCAGATAGGTTGCCTTGGGTGATAGGCGAATCTGAGCTTGGCTTTCACTGTTTTGAAGGACTTTTCCTTTATCGTCAATCACGCTTTTGATGGTATGAATGGGCGCGCTGACTCCGCTATTGGCGAAAGTCTGATAGATGCTAAGAACTTGCATGGGTGACATATCTACCGCGCCCAACAGCACTGAAGGGTAGTTAGGAATCTGATCGCTGACACCCAGCATCTGCAGCTGACGATAAAAAATCGGCAAACCAAACTCCATGCCAACATTGACCGCAGCTTGGTTGTAGGACTGAGCCAATGCGGTGGTGAGTGGTGTCGCGCCATGTGAGACGCCGCTGTAGTTCTTGGGTGTCCAAGTCTGATTGCCGATGGTATAAGTCAGCGGGCTGTCATCAACGCTACTGGCTAGATTGTAATGACCTGATTGTAGGGCAGTGAGATAGATGATGGGCTTTAGGAGTGAGCCGACTTGTCGCTTGGCATCGATGGCGCGGTTGAATCCTGTAAAATCAGCACTACTACCAACAATGGCAACCACCTCGCCCGTAGCAGGGTTGGCGCTAATGAGCGCACCTTGTAGATTGGATTTTTTGTTATTTTTGATGGCGTTATCGGCGGCACGTTGGGCGAGAGGATCTAGGGTTGAGATGATTCTCAGGCCACGGTTTTGTAAGTCTTCTTCTCTATAATAAGCCTTCAATTCGCGCTGAATCGCATCAAAAAAATCAGGAAAGCGGCTCTTGGCGATGGTTGGGGTCTTGACCACGTCGAGTGGTTTTTGGGTGGCGTTGTCGTATTCTTCTTGGCTGATTTTGCCTGTGATGAGCATGTTGTGCAGCACGGTGTTACGACGGTCTTTGGCACGTTCTGGGTGCTTTCGTGGATTGTAGTAGCTTGAGCCTTTGGCGATGCCGACCAATAGCGCGTATTGATCAAGACGAAGCTCTGCCAAGGGTTTATTAAAATAAAACTGCGATGCAATGCCAAAGCCATTCACCGAGCGATTGCCATTTTGGCCAAGGTTGATCTCGTTTAGATAAGCGAGCAGGATCTCATCTTTGTCATAGTGCAGCTCAAGAAGTAGCGCCATTAGGGCTTCATTGGCTTTACGTTTTAGGGTGCGATCAGAATTTAGGTAGAAATTTTTGATCAGCTGCTGTGTGATCGTTGAGCCGCCTTGGCGCGTACCGCCTGTGACATTAGAGAGTAGGGCGCGCGCAGTACCACGCACGGACACGCCGTGATGCTCATAAAAGTTACGATCTTCGGTGGCGATGAGTGCATTCACCAGATGCTTTGGCACATTGTCCTTGGTGAGTAGAATGCGATCTTCATTATTCTCAGGATAGATGCCGCCGACATTCACTGGCTCTAAGCGCAGCGCTGTTCGCTGGGTGGGCTGGCTGGTCTGCAGGCGGGCGATTTTACCATCGGAGAACAGCACCTTGATGGTCTGCTTGGGTTCGACATCGCCATCACCATAATTAAAGCCACGCGTATAGATGGTGTAGGTGTTGCCTGATTTTTGGTAGCTGCCTTGGGTGTTTTTGCCTTGGCTATAATTAAGGAGTTTTAGCCATGATTCTAGATCGCCTGCTTTGACAGGTGCGTTCGGATATAGCTCTAGCGGGCGTGAATAGACGGTGGCAGGGATGTCCCAGCGGCGATTTTCAAATTTATTGATGATGGTGTTATTTAGATAAAACGCATATAAACCCAACAAAATCATCGCCGCAACAATGATGATAAGCAGGATAAAACCAATGATTGAGCCTTGTTGTTGTTTTGGGGATTGGCCTGTAAATTGATCAAAGGACTTCGTCATAAATTGACCTTACAAATAAATTATCAACATACTAGCGATTTGCGATGAAATTATCAAGGGGCTTGTATGATTTGATGTGCTTGTTGGTTTCGGGTTTGTAGAATTTTTGATAAGTGTTTCAATTTTATGGTAATAATGCAAATAAGTTTATGGAAAATTGATGAAAAAACACCGTGAGTATTGTCATCGTGTTGCTGGAAAATTTCTCAATCAACGCGCCTGATGACACATGAAAGTGGTATAATAACGCGTTTATGCCAAATTAAAAAAAGTGTTTGATTATGAATACTGCTGCCGATACGAAGATGGATGAGATTGAGCAATCACTCATTTTGCCGTCAGAAGGGGCGTGCTTTCATTGTGGGGAGGTGCTGCCAAAAGAGCCATTTTATACCGTGATTTTTGATAAATCGCGTCCGATGTGCTGCCTAGGCTGCAAGCTTGCTTCGCAAAGTATCGTAGAGTCTGGACTTGAGCAGTATTACTTAGATCGCAGGGAGATCAGTCCGACCGCAAGCCTGCCTGATGCGATGAATTTTGATGCGTATAATCATGACGACATCAAGGCGCAATTCGTCTATCAAGAAGAT
Proteins encoded:
- the mrcB gene encoding penicillin-binding protein 1B, translating into MTKSFDQFTGQSPKQQQGSIIGFILLIIIVAAMILLGLYAFYLNNTIINKFENRRWDIPATVYSRPLELYPNAPVKAGDLESWLKLLNYSQGKNTQGSYQKSGNTYTIYTRGFNYGDGDVEPKQTIKVLFSDGKIARLQTSQPTQRTALRLEPVNVGGIYPENNEDRILLTKDNVPKHLVNALIATEDRNFYEHHGVSVRGTARALLSNVTGGTRQGGSTITQQLIKNFYLNSDRTLKRKANEALMALLLELHYDKDEILLAYLNEINLGQNGNRSVNGFGIASQFYFNKPLAELRLDQYALLVGIAKGSSYYNPRKHPERAKDRRNTVLHNMLITGKISQEEYDNATQKPLDVVKTPTIAKSRFPDFFDAIQRELKAYYREEDLQNRGLRIISTLDPLAQRAADNAIKNNKKSNLQGALISANPATGEVVAIVGSSADFTGFNRAIDAKRQVGSLLKPIIYLTALQSGHYNLASSVDDSPLTYTIGNQTWTPKNYSGVSHGATPLTTALAQSYNQAAVNVGMEFGLPIFYRQLQMLGVSDQIPNYPSVLLGAVDMSPMQVLSIYQTFANSGVSAPIHTIKSVIDDKGKVLQNSESQAQIRLSPKATYLTNYAMQKVFTHGTARAGNFNSSLNLAGKTGTTNDGRDAWFAGYSGNYVSVVWIGRDDNKPIGLTGSSGALPIWRAFMQPLNHTPVELPLPADIEWTWLDNGTGLLSHQGCQGAIWAPVILEFMPQEYGTCAANIRYNVTLQERIDALGDELVSMEEDYVENDYIIEEPMPSDEEFYTPKTEESPTPEPFYQ